The Engraulis encrasicolus isolate BLACKSEA-1 chromosome 22, IST_EnEncr_1.0, whole genome shotgun sequence sequence GGGTGACCGCTATGCCTTCCCCTGGTCCACCCTGGACGAGTTCCCCCTGACGCGACTGGGCCAGCTACGCTTCTGCCGCGGCCGCGACGACATCTGCCGGCTGTGCGATGACTTCGACGAGGCGCGCCACGAGTACTTCTTCGACCGCAGCTCGGCCGCCTTCCGCGTCATCCTCAACTTCCTGGCGGCCGGCAAGCTGCGACTGCTGCGCGAGTCCTGTGCCGTCTCGCTGTGGGACGAGCTCAACTACTGGGGCGTGGACCCGGCGCAGATGGAGCGCTGCTGCCGGCGACGCATGATGAGCGACGTGGACGAGGCGGCCGAGAGGAAGCGCAGGGACGAGGAGTGGCGGCAGCGACGACTGGACCTGCTACACCGCCCCCACCTGGAGGAAAGAGGGTACCGCAAGGTGATGGGCATGCTGAGAGACATGGTGGAGAACCCCCAGTCGGGCTGGCTGGGCAAAGGCTTCGCCCTCTTCTCCATCATCATGATCGCCGTGACGGTCATCAGCCTGTGCATAAGCACCATGCCGGACctcagggaggaggagaaaagggtgaGGGAAGCAGATGTTTCATGTTACAATGTTAAAAGCTTTTGGTAATGGAAAAGTAGAAGTAGGCATGGATCCTGTTGTGCAACTTTAGGCTCTTAGGGTTCTTAACAGCTTGATGAGCGAGTTCAGATGCTGGATCTCTGATTAGTCCGAGATCAAATGGTCATTCTTTGTTCAGATGGTCCGATATTAGGTTCCATAGAACTTCAAATGCTGAGACTATTGGTAAACCAACCATCTGTCGCAATATGATGTGTCTTCATGAAGGCCAGGCATTAGACCTATGTGTCTTTTAATTAAGATCAGGCATTAGCATCATTATATAGagttacatacagtataaaagtGTAAATTAAGATGCAACTAATATTTAGCCAGACTGACAGGGAAGAAAGGATTTTTCCACAGCATTTATGGCTCTCCACATGTTTTCGAACCACAGGAAGACATGAAATTCAGGCCGTGTGTTGCGTGCATGTTCTgtgtgtccttgatgttttcatcccctccgcctcctcctcctcctttgcacAGGGCGAGTGTTCGCCAAAGTGTAAGCGCATGTTCATCGTGGAGACCATCTGCGTGGTCTGGTTCTCCCTGGAGTTCGTGCTGCGCTTCATCCAGGCCGACAGCAAGCTGGCCTTCGCCCGGAGCCCCCTCAACATCATCGACGCCGTGGCCATCCTGCCCTACTACATCTCCCTGATCGTGGATGAGACCGACCCACTGAAGGAGGAACTGGGCACGGCCGGCAGCGGAGGAGGGGGCCGAGGGTACCTGGACAAGCTCAGCCTGATCCTGCGGGTGCTGCGGGCTTTGCGAATCCTGTACGTGATGCGGCTGGCGCGCCACTCCCTGGGTCTGCAG is a genomic window containing:
- the kcng4b gene encoding potassium voltage-gated channel subfamily G member 2; the encoded protein is MPIISNANRDFSNLSVSTDNSSLDRFFTEIPETETVKGVYYKRAKFLREPTEASEEKVDPAQLALINVGGDRYAFPWSTLDEFPLTRLGQLRFCRGRDDICRLCDDFDEARHEYFFDRSSAAFRVILNFLAAGKLRLLRESCAVSLWDELNYWGVDPAQMERCCRRRMMSDVDEAAERKRRDEEWRQRRLDLLHRPHLEERGYRKVMGMLRDMVENPQSGWLGKGFALFSIIMIAVTVISLCISTMPDLREEEKRGECSPKCKRMFIVETICVVWFSLEFVLRFIQADSKLAFARSPLNIIDAVAILPYYISLIVDETDPLKEELGTAGSGGGGRGYLDKLSLILRVLRALRILYVMRLARHSLGLQTLGLTVQRSTREFGLLLCFLCVAVALFSPLVHLAESELGTEPDTSTAGMGAQGFTSIPATYWWAIISMTTVGYGDMVPNSLPGQVVAFSSILSGILIMAFPATSIFHRFSRSYQELKLEHEMMFKAEQKEERLASLAALTFEDTLRDQQRFQVAPFPDWVWEENGVGGHRENGNGQCDQCDYQPLTQHGH